The following is a genomic window from Pecten maximus chromosome 19, xPecMax1.1, whole genome shotgun sequence.
TGTCCTAGAAGCACGAAACTTCTGTATCGCGCAGTTTAATCATTTTGCCTCTACCATCTTACTATACCTTGTGTGGggcgcggtggccgagtggttaaggtgttcgacactttatcactagccctccacctctgggttgcgagttcgaaacctacgtggggaagttgcctggtactgaccgtaggccagtggtttttctccgggtactccggctttcctccacctccaaaacctggcacgtccttaaatgaccctggctgttaataggacgttaaacaaaagaaaccaaaccaaatcttgTGTGgcttttgtacaatattttgagACACTTTCGTCGACTCGGTAATCTCTGTGGTTAGTCGTAACCTGTATGACTTGTTTTACCTCATTTTAATAGTGACACAGTTCAGAATATGCAGATGTAGTTGACTTCTTTGGAATCCAATATTGTAAATTATGAAATACATTGAACTATTGCGTTGTAGCAACTCTTCAtgcagattttgacatttctttccacaaacatttgtattttgagtTTCCGCAGTCACCTCTCAGTGTCAACACTCTAGACCTTTAGCATAattgatgagtcctagaaggacgaaatagcaTTTGACGCAGTTTAATTATTTTGAACCTACACTATCTAATTTTTCATTGGTTTGGAAAGGTGCTTAtaacttttctttcttttgtagATTCCTTACACCTAATGCTAGGCACGAGAGTATCATGGCTACACTGTATCATTTTTACTTACATTGCATTTTTTTTGGTTACATTCAGAATAACTACGGCGGCGTATTAAGGCCActacataacaaatatttacaagatactaagttgtacgtaaaAATAATAAGTTGaacgtacaagatactaagttgtacgtacaagatactaagttgtacgtacaagatactaagtctTACGTACAAGATAATAAGTTGAACGTACAAGATAATAAgttgtacataaaatatactaagttgtacatacaagataataagttgtacatacaagataataagttatacatacaagatactaagttgtacgtacaagataataagttgtacatacaagataataagttgtacatacaagataataagttgtacatacaagatactaagttgtacgcaCAAAATAAGTGGACGTAcatgataaattatatttttgcaGTTGACCTAATACGCCACCGTTAACCCACAAACGTTTCTTCTCTCAGATAACAAAGCATGTAGACCATACATGTACTATCGACCTATAAAGGCAGTGTACAATTGTATCTGACACACCAATTACTTATGcaaaacatacaatgtacaccgtGAATGATTCTGCCAGAGTTTTGTAAGGTGCTGAAATTCATGGCTGAAATTCACATCAATTTACAAATGTTCCATCgatgtcaaaaacaaaaaaagtaaattaatctataaaatatatttgtaagtaatattatattttgttatagcCGATGACAATACAACAAAAAGAGAACTATAACTTATTGTTGAAAAGACAATTTATTATTGTTAAGGGTGTGTAAGTTGACTAAACCTCTCGTCAGCTAGAACTCATTGTAATTCCACTGTTATCGACTAGTAAATCAAAGGCGCGAGCGAAGACGACAGGATTTATTTAGTCGGGTCCAGCCCACGCAAATATTTACCTAATTTTGACCCAAGTCCTTCACAATTGTCACCTGTGGTTTAATTTGTTGTCtaaatttatctatttaatGTGATCAATAAATGCTAAGTACATCCATTgttaaaataacatatatatttttacaagtCCACCGTAACCCCCTAGTAGAGTGGTAACACTATCCAGCCACTCCTAATATAGCTTTCCTTAGTTACCACTATTTCATCACAAGTCCATCCGGCCATCACCGGTCATTGTGCAGTATCCTATCCGGCTATCACCGGTCATAGTGTTGTATCCTATCCGGCCATAACTAATCATTATGCTGCATCCCATCCGCCCATCACTGATCATTTTACTGTATCCTATCCGGCCATCACCGGTCATAGTGTTGTATCCTATCCGGCTATCACCGGTCATAGTATTGTATTCTATCCGGCCATCACCGGTCATAGTGTTGTATCCTATCCGGCCATCACCGGTCATAGTGTTGTATCCTATCCGGCCATCACCGGTCATAGTGTTGTATCCTATCCGGCCATCACCGATCATTGTGCTGTATACTATCCGGCCAACACCGGTCATTGTGCTGTATACTATCCGGCCATCAATTATCACTGTGCTGTATCCTATCCGGCCATCACCGATCATTGTGTTGTATCCTATCCGGCCATCACCGATCATTGTACTGTATCCTATCCCGCCATCACCGGTCATAGTGTTGTATCCTATCCGGCCATCACCGATCATTGTGCTGTATCCTATCCGGCCATCACTGATCATTGTGTTGAATCCTATCCGGCCATCACCGGTCATTGTGTTGTATCCTATGCGGCCATCACCGGTCATTGTGCTGTATACTATCCGGCCATCACCGGTCATAGTGTTGTATCCTATCCGGCCATCACCGATCATTGTGCTGTATCCTATCCGGCCATCACTGATCATTGTGCTGTATcctatatatcattatttagtGCATTGTGATTCCCTTGTGTATCTTTCTCCATTTTAGATCCTTAGCATCAgtaacgagtcctagaaggacgaaacagctgtatcaaGTCCAAAAAATCAGTAACGAAAACTAGGAGGACGAACAGCTGTGCAATATCCCTAGCATAAGTATGGAGTCCTATTAGGACAAAACAGTTTATGGTGTCCCTAAAATCGCTGACGAGTCATAGACGAACGTTATTGCTGGATTGTGTGTtccttacatcactgatgagtcctagaaggacgaaacagttgtatggtgtcccttacattcctgacgagtcctagacggacgaaacagttgcatggtgtccctagcatcaccgaCGAgccttagaaggacgaaacagctgtaaaGTGCCCTTAGCATCAGTAGCGAGTCCTGTAAGGACGAAATGGTTTCTGGTGGCCCctacatcactggcgagtcctagaaggaaaACAGTTGTATGAAGAAGCTTTGTTTTTAGTTTATGATTTGGTATGTACGCTCTTTCTTTTAttagatttataaataaaagtGCTGCTTCTTGTGTTTTTTTCGGTACAGTGCAAATTTCCCAACCATTAACAATCTATCAAATTCTGTCGCGCCGATGTGCAGATCAAGCTACCATTAATCCAGCTGTCCTACTATCCAATCACGTTTAATCCAGTTGTCTTACTCTCCCGTCACCATCAAtctggttgtcctactatccCGTCACCATTAATCTGGATGTCCTACTATCCCGTCACAATTAACCCAGTTGCCCTACTATCCATTCACCATCAATCTGATTGTCCTACTTTTCATTCACGTATAATCCAGTTGTCTTACTCTCGCGTCACCATTAATCCAGTTGTCTTACTCTCGCGTCACCATTAATCcagttgtcctactatccaTTCACCTTTAATCTGGTTGTGTTACTATCCTGTCATCACTAAATTGGTTACCCTACTATCCCGTCACCATTAACCCAGTTGTCCTACTATCCCGTCACCATTAACCCAGTTGTCCTACTATCCCGTCACCATTAACCCAGTTGTCCTACTATCCCGTCACCATTAACACAGTTGTCCTACTATCCCGTCACCATTAACACAGTTGTCCTACTATCCCGTCACCATTAACACAGTTGTCCTACTATCCCGTCACCATTAACACAGTTGTCCTACTATCCCGTCACCATTAACCCAGTTGTCCTACTATCCCGTCACAATTAACCCAGTTCTCCTACTATCCCGTCACCATTAACACAGTTGTCCTACTATCCCGTCACCATTAACACAGTTGTCCTACTATCCCGTCACCATTAACACAGTTGTCCTACTATCCCGTCACCATTAACCCAGTTGTCCTACTATCCCGTCACAATTAACACAGTTCTCCTACTATCCCGTCACCATTAACACAGTTCTCCTACTATCCCGTCATCATTGTTCCAGTTGTCCTACTTTCCCGTCACcatactactactactactactactactactactaccactactactactactactaccactactactactactactactactgctactactacgactactactactactacaccaccaccactaccacgCACCACTACGAATACTACACGACGACGACTACTACCACTACGACACCATACCACCACGACGACCACTACTACGAGACTACtacactaccactaccactactactactactactacatactactactactactacactacgacacaccactactaccactactactacacactactactacactactacgATACTACCAACTACTACGACCACAAGTGCAAGTAAACGACACGAGGTACTACGACACCAAACGACAGAGACGACGACGACCAGACAACGAGGTCCACAACCCGACCACACAGACGACGAGACACGACGAACGAAACCAAGTCGACACACGACGACCTAACAGAGACCGACACGACGAGACAACGACGAGAGACGAGACTAACGACACACAGACACGACAGAGAGACCACAAAAAACGACAAGACAAGCCACACGACGACGACACAACAGGACGACAAACGACAGCACACGAGACGAAACACGACGACAGACGACACGACGGAACACGAGACGACCAAGCACACGACACACGACTACACCACGAACACTACAACAATACAGACACAAAAACACGACACGACACAGACACGACACACACCACGAATACACGACGAACACACGAACGAATAAACGACACAAGACtacacacacactacacacacacatcacacaacGACACAACGAAGACGTACACTAGactacaccacacaacacacacacacgacactAAAACAGACCACACACTACACTAAACAACGACAACACACACGAACTACTGAACTAACAAGAACAACACACACAACCATACAGACTACACTAACGACATACACAACCAAACAAGATAACTAACACAACGATACTACATACAAGAAGTAATAACTACCAAATACTAAAACTACTACACACAATACCTACACCACAACACAACATAATACAAACTACTACGACTACAccacacactacatactactacactactactactactactactactactaccactactaccactactacctaccactactaccactaccactactactactactactaccaccaccactactactactactactaccactactactactactactactactaccactactactactaccactactactactaccactaccactactactactactactaccactactactactaccactactactactactactactaccaccaccactactactactactactactactactactactactaccaccaccactaccactaccactactactactactactactactatgAACCTTTGAATGGATATAATACGAattatgaaaacaatattttgacatataAAACCATATGTGtgatttttcaaaatctaattAAAAGGAAATTATTCTCCTACTAATTACTTCATAACGGACATACACTGCTCTTGTGAATTAATGTTTTACGAAATGAATCATACATGGTTTATGTCTATTTTTCATAAGtgaactgtttttattttacaacaaatcatatcaattGATATCAATCACCCTTGTTGAAGGAAAGGAGTTATGTCACCCCCTCCACATCCCAAAGATGTATAACTaatggacaaaatataccacagcattCAAcacataatcattaaatatacTACAGCGTTATATGGTGGCATAGTGGTAACACGCTTGTCTTTCATCTAGGTGGAAAAGGTATGGAGTGACCTGCCCAACCAAGTGGGTTTTCCACGGTACTCCAGTTTCCTACCCCTCGCGCCTTTCATTCTGGGCCAACTAGCATGACTAATATCAGTTATAACctatacaaaataacaaaatataccacgtcCACACACACGGGTAAATTTTACCATGGCGTCAATACACAACGATATCGAGCAAAATAGATACACTGAGGAGGAGGCAATACAAGTGTGGTTACGTGTATTCTAATTACACATTCACTTCACTTTGTTCCAGTCGTAATTCACGTTAGTTTTGTGTCCTTATATATTTGGTCTAGGTAACATGTTAAGGGTGTCGAGATTTGTGACTGCTAAGATAtgttaacatttacatttttagaCACACAGCTtcagttttgaatttttatcttttgaaattgGGTTAAGTGATAgttatatactagtatatcatgTTTCATACAACTGAAGAGTTATGGTAGTAGTTAATAAATGTGTTATCTGTCTTTGATTTACTGCAGCATTCTTGTCGGGATTCTTGAAATGCAAgcaaatgtcaataaaaagaagtcaaaacaatttcaaatgttatataatcaaGTTACTATCATGTATATTTCGCACGAACGAcgaatagatatatatttaaaaagaatatttacattgtctaaTAAATAATTATTCCATACACTGTAGGTAGGTAAACGACATTAAAAATTATCTGAATCGTTCATCATATTTTCGCTAATCTAATTATGAAACCGTTGTAAATACTAATGATTAAAAAGGCTGAATAACTAATTACATACCTTTTTCGTCTGAAGCggtgttagatatatatgtagatcCATTAGCTTTGCTAATGAATTTCCATATTTTAGTGTGTATACAATTAACCTGGGATACTCTATGTAGATCTCAGACAGGACGCCATCTTCGCCACTCGGGCGTTTCATTTGCTGGCCGAACAACATACCATCGCCTTAAGCCAGCAGGTAAGTGGAAATTTTACATCGCCTGAATATAGTAGTTCCAGCTTTAAAACATTGGGTTTAATTGTACaccttatttttatttttatctatttatttatttatttgttttttttaatttttgctttTTTGTCTACCCTGTGTCTTCCTTATGAATGGAGGTTTATTGCTTTTTGTACTTGtgttctattttttttcttgtatacGACTCTAAAATAGCTTCTCCTACTGATATTCTATACTGATATTAACGTACTTAGCTTGTATATAGCGAAACAACGCATGCATGTTCGAAATATTGAGTGTTAAAGACCATGagatatttcaaatgaatttttCGTTCAtctgaaatgtatatatattttggaAATCTAATACAAATATTCGTGTAGAAGTGAAAATTCTCCATTGGTTTAGCATCATTTCAATGAAATGCCAAGTgttaatacatattgtattggATCGGAATGGATGGGCAATGAAAAAGGACAATTGATATATGTTGATAGAGACAATTACTGCAACTGATGTTGAGAGAAATAATTACAACATCAGAACGACCAATCTGCATATCacatttaatgtatgtatttgaATAAAGACGTTGTTCAGagtgtacacatgtatgtgATGTACTATTGATATCAACTATTGTAAAGAAAAGtaatatattgaataattttaGGTTACCTTAattcactgacgaatcctagaaggacgatacagctgtatgatgcaattttattatctttatttatctatttaatcttttttctaattcttttttcttcttattcttattttttgtattatttttttctcttattCTTTCATTGTTAATAGCGTAAACACATAATCATGTTGGTTAACACGATACATATGCTGGCACAATTTAAATGCTAGTCATGACAAAAAGAGGAGCTGATGCGGTAATCTGTAGTATACGTGATAGACCGAATGTCAACCCTTAGCCTTCAACTACACTAATGGGTCGTGATTAAGGAAACTCCCTCCTATCGTACGCTTCCGACGTCCTCAACAGGTACCTACGTTAATGACCTTAGCGTGTTGATATAGGTAATACAGATTCAATAAGGAAATTACCGACAACAGTACCAGTAAATTCTTAAGTAAAAGTTGTGTCCAGCGTAAATATGACTAAGGAGAGAATAGTGTGGATATTATCAACACATTTAATTCTATGTTATAAAACATATCGGTTTTACACATTGGGACTTAATTTCACAGTTTAGgagatatatgttaaaatagatttaattttgtatttacttCAAGGAATGGTCGTTTTAGAACCAATGTCATGactgatttttgttttgaaatgaattAAGTAAGGGAGAATCAAATCTTATCGTTCGCAAAACTATCAGACTTGTTAATGTATAATGTTAATCTGGAATAAATGACAGTGAGTGATTTGTCTTACCAAACCATTTCCTCCTCTTTCATTTTGTTACGTGATCGCCCTGATAACCTCTCCCATATGTTTTCCTCTCTACATAGGATATTTGCATAAGCTCTATTATTATTTAATGAGGTCCATAGGTAATAAGATTATCAGAAGTTGCATTGAATCTGATTAATATCATCTTGTTTGGTTTCTCCGTCCTTCAGTCATAATCATCGACGGTTCACTTTTAAGTTTGCTGTGTTGAAATATGTAGGGGTCAAAAATGCGTTTCTGTGCTATTTGACACTCCGTTCTGGGATAGAGGCATTAAAATGAGGCGACGAATGTTGGATTCATTCTAGATTATTTTTTCGGTTTCATTTACCAGTCTACATTGAACTACCCCATAGTATGTTGCAATTACGTATTAGATGGCCCAATAATGTCCGTTATCAATGCGATGGAATGTTTTCTTTTATGTTTTGATGACATTTTGGTTATTGCTGCTTGATTGCTATACGTTTTGCCTTCTTTTTCTCTACTATTTCTACACTGGGAGCTTGCCTGCTGCTTATAACATGTACTAGTTGTGTTAGGACAAaacgaatatatatatgtgagcCTAAATATGGTCGAAGGAATTTCAAAATTGGTTACAACTAAAATACAACCTTCAAGAAAATCTCTGTAATCGGGGAGATAATCTTGCACAAGcacaaaaatataatatgatGTCAATCTAATAAAATCTAATATCCCAGTCCTCACTGTTTCACTACTTCGATACAAGTAACGAACAACACAGAACATCTCAATTACGATTCCGACGATGAAAACgaaacaatgtttttattgaGTTTCCTTTTTAATTTAATATCTTCAACTGGACATTGTAATGCGAGTTATTATTACCTAATTATTAggaattattttatatttttgtatctgaagctattggttgaaattttttTGATCAGCACTTTTTTTGTTCAAGCAgcaatctgaaaaaaaaaagtctggacaaatattttatttcaattaccAATATAGTTACGTTACTTCCCTGTTAATTAATTATTGGAAATGATCTTTCGGCAAATGTGATGTGTTTTCCGCCAATGATGACAACGAACATAAAATAGATCTGGTGTTTATGTTCGTTTTATAGCGAACACTAATTACTAACCAACGACAGCCAAACAATCGGGACCTGGGCAAACTATTGAGTAGAAGACGCCTACTCCCCAGAGCCACCTGGTCTCTTTCTTCTGGTACTTTTCAGGAGTTTCCATTCTAATAAAtggatttatatttttttcatatcttacTTTTAGCAGGTTAAATTAAACTTATGATTTTGTTATGTCGatattcttttttgtttttatcgaTTTCGATTTCGatttatggtttcgttattatgtcggtattatttTTTGCTTTTTATCGATTTCTAAGTATTTACAAGGAGACGGGGGAAAGCAATGTGTTCCCGGAGGAACTCGGTTCGATTTTCAAAACTTGACTTTGAAGGATTCTTGACTTTCCAGGATCTTTTTGCTCTGAGGGATTCTTAACTATGAAGGATTTTTTTCCATGATGGATTCTTTTCCTTGGAGAATTCTTTACTTTAAAGGATTTTTTCCTTTGAAGGATTATTTAGTTTAAAGTGGCAACTAAcgaaaacaattattttatcTCTAATggatattaaaacaaattcaatgcTCATTGTACCAACATGTAATTGGATTCGGTCgttaaatgataatgatataatttccATTTGCGGATCCGGAAAATGTTAAATTGATTATAATGAATGGCGCCTGTGACGTCCAGTTTGCGCCTATAGTACGATAGGTATACCTTTTATAGTCAATATTAACCAGGAAACAATTAACATGCTAAATAGCCATAATCTAATTGTTATCAGCTTGTTATTTGACAATCAAATAGAGTCTTATCATGATAAGATTGACATTTATTATTACAGCAGATAAAAAAATCATAGCACGTGTGTCTCAAGATAGTTTAAACAGGAACGAAAAGTGTACCTGATATAAGTACTACTGTACTACCGCCGAACCACAGGATACATTTTACCTGATATAAGTACACGACCGCCGAACCACAGGATACATTTTACCTGATATAAGTACACAACCGCCGAACCACAGGATACATTTTACCTGATATAAGTACACTACCGCCGAACCACAGGATACATTTTACCTGATATAAGTACACTACCGCCGAACAACAGGATACATTTTACCTGATATAAGTACACTACCGCCGAACCACAGGATACATTTTACCTGATATAAGTACACAACCGCCGAACCACAGGATACAATTGCCTGATATAAGTACACTACCACCGAACCAAAGGATACATTTTACCTGATATAAGTACACAACCGCCGAACCACAGGATACATTTTACCTGATAGAAGTACTACTTTACTACCGCCGAACCACAGGATACATTTTACCTGATATAAGTACACAACCGCCGAACCACAGGATACATTTTACCTGATATAAGTACACTACCGCCGAACAACAGGATACATTTTACCTGATATAAGTACACAACCGCCGAACCACAGGATACATTTTACCTGATATAAGTACACAACCGCCGAACCACAGGATACATTTTACCTGATATAAGTACACTACCGCCGAACCACAGGATACATTTTACCTGATATAAGTACACTACCGCCGAACCACAGGATACATTTTACCTGATATAAGTACACTACCGCCGAACCACAGGATACATTTTACCTGATATAAGTACACTACCGCCGAATCACAGGATACATTTTACCTGATATAAGTACACTACCGCCGAACCACAGGATACATTTTACCTGATATAACCACAGGATACATTTTACCTGATATAAGTATACTACCGCCGAACCACAGGATACATTTTACCTGATATAAGTACACTACCGCCGAACCACAGGATACATTTTACCTGATATAACCACAGGATACATTTTACCTGATATAAGTACACTACCGCCGAACCACAGGATACATTTTACCTGATATAAGTACACAACCGCCGAACCACAGGATACATTTTACCTGATATAAGTACACTACCGCCGAGCCACAGGATACATTTTACCTGATATAAGTACACTACCGCCGAACCACAGGATACATTTTACCTGATATAACCACAGGATACATTTTACCTGATATAAGTACACTACCGCCGAACCACAGGATACATTTGACCTGATATAACCACAGGATACATTTTACCTGATATAAGTACACTACCGCCGAACCACAGCATACATTTTACCTGATATAAGTACACTACCGCCGAACCACATGATACATTTTACCTGATATAACCACAGGATACATTTTACCTGATATAAGTACACTACCACCGAACCACAGGATACATTTTACCTGATATAAGTACACTACCGCCGAACCACAGGATACATTTTACCTGATATAAGTACACTACCGCCGAACCACAGGATACATTTTACCTGATATAAGTACACTACCGACGAACCACAGGATACATTTTACCTGATATAAGTACACTACCGCCGAACCACAGGATACATTTTACCTGATATAAATACACTATCGCCGAATCACATGATACATTTTACCTGATATAACCACAGGATACATTTTACCTGATATAAGTACACTACTACCGAACCACAGGATACATTTTACCTGATATAAGTACACTACCGCCGAACCACAGGATACATTTTACCTGATATAAGTACACTACCGCCGAACCACAGGATACATTTTACCTGATATAAGTACACTACCGCCGAACCACAGGTACATTTTACCTGATATAAGTACACTACCGCCAAACCACAGGATACATTTTACCTGATATAAGTACACTACCGCCAAACCACAGGTACATTTTACCTGATATAAGTACACTACCGCCGAACCACAGGTACATTTTACCTGATATAAGTACACAAC
Proteins encoded in this region:
- the LOC117317435 gene encoding uncharacterized protein LOC117317435, with the translated sequence MISDGRIGYSTMIGDGRIGYNTMTGDGRIVYSTMTGDGRIGYNTMTGDGRIGFNTMISDGRIGYSTMIGDGRIGYNTMTGDGGIGYSTMIGDGRIGYNTMIGDGRIGYSTVIIDGRIVYSTMTGVGRIVYSTMIGDGRIGYNTMTGDGRIGYNTMTGDGRIGYNTMTGDGRIEYNTMTGDSRIGYNTMTGDGRIGYSKMISDGRMGCSIMISYGRIGYNTMTGDSRIGYCTMTGDGRMDL